The genomic DNA TGATCGGTCGTTTTTTCTTCTTTGATGATCGCTACATCTTCATATGTAATCTCATAAGGGCTAGTAGCCATATAAGTGGATAAATCTTTTATCGAAACCAAACTCATTGTTTCACTATTGGGCATCATTAAGTGGATAGAGTCAATTATTTTGGTGTCGTCATTGATTTCGTATGTAACTATGTAAAAACGAGAACAAGCATGTTCAACCGCTAAAGAGCGACCTTCTTGGATCGCTTTTATTTCTTCGGGATAATTTAATTCTAATTCGATTTGCTCGGTTTTTTCTAAAAGCGTCAATCCTGTTTCTTTGAATGCGGGAAGATTAAGATCGGCTAAGTCTGTTAGGTAGTTTTTTTCTTTTTTTATCACGCCATCAAATGTTTGGCGGATTCGCCGAGAGTTCTTGACGATCAACATAAAAGTATCGGCTTCTTCATTTAGGGTGAACTGTAAATATTCCCAGGTATAGCCAGCTTTTTCAACTGTAAAATCAATGCCAACACTTTGTCCGATTTTTGCTACTTGATCATCAATATGATTCCCTTTCGTCCAAGCGTATGCACCGCTAACCAACATTTCCTTCTTCTTTGCTTTACGTTCATCAAGATAGTGTAATTATCCTTTCAAAGTGCCATCGACGATTGCTTGATAAATGCCTTCATTTAACTGGAATACGTTCATAAAACCTCCCATTTTTCAATTGATATGAGTATTATACAATAATTCAAAAAGTAAAAACATTGATTTTTCATTTTTTTTAAAGTGAATGGGGAATATGACGAACAATTCTTTTTTTAGGTTATTTCTCGAAGTTAAGAACTTTTGTCACAACCTCATGTACAATTATGACTTCAAAAAGGTATTTTTTGACTAATATCGAAAACCATCGACAGAAAATGGTATAAGTGATGTATATCCACTTGTAAGAAAGTTAAATAGTTAGCCTATGCAAAACATCTATTTTGGAGTTGATGCGAACATGAAAATCATATTAAGTAATATATTAAGAAACGTGTTACTTGCTTCATATGTGAGTTTAATTGCTGTTGGAATTGCAAAAATATTTTCAAAACAAGAATTTGTTATATTGTACCCAAGTACTATTGGATTGATTTTAGGACTAGCTACATTAGGTGAACGAAGTATTGAACAAAAACTTGGCAAGCTCAAAGTGTTTTTACTGATGTTTCTTCTGTCATATACATTTGAAAAGACATTGGAATACCTGGATAGTATAAAAATCAGTATACCGCTTCATGAGTATCTATGGATAATGTTCGCAGCCTCTTTAGGGATGTGTTTCTATTATCTAAGGAATTACTTTGTAAAGCAGAGCAAAAATTTTAACTAATTTTAGAGCGAACTAGTCAAAGATGTTATAAAAAATAGCTGTTTCTGGAATAGTATATATTCGGTTTTGATGGCATAAAATGATTATTGCTCCAGAGGCACCTTTATTAGATCATCAACAATAGAGCTGGAGTAACGAGTACCGCCGCGATCACTGTTAGAGAGAAAGAAAAAAATGGAACTACAAGCAAGGATAATAATGTTGCACATTCTCAAAATACAAACAATAAAACAAGCAACAAAAATAATAATAAAAACTTACTCCACACTGGAGAGCAAACAAACCACATATGACAACTGGTTGGAGTAGTAACATTTCTTGTTTCATTAATCTATTTAACAAGAAGAAAGAAAGTCCAATAAGATGATCTAAGTAGATAGAATATTCAATCAGCTGCTAATAGACTAAAGTTGATTTCTATTTTTTGATCAAAAAATACCAGCATGAAAATGAATTTTGTTAGAAAAAATCAAAATTTGTTGAGCTGATTAAGTGGTTCTGATATGTATAGATTCACCTTTTATGTAAAAATTAGGTAGTTGAAGTGATTGAGATGCTTAGTGAGAAACTTTAAATATGATTGAAGACTGAGAGCTTAGATACCTCTCAGTCTTTTTGTTATTCGATCCAACTTTTATTCAGCTGATTTGACAAGGTATCCATTGTTTAAGAAAAATTTTTTGAAAGGGAACTTTTTGCATGTTTTTTTGCTCTAATAGAGTAGATAAAGGTGGTGAATTTCTATTGTCAAGTGAAAAATGGCTAGTTAAAAGAGCTCAAAAAGGGGATGGGGAAGCCTTTGTAAAGTTAATAGAGCAGTATGAAAATGTTCTTTATGGGATAGCCAAAAGATATTTAGGTATAGAAGATGCAGCCGATGTTTTACAAGATACTATTTTAATTGCTTTTGAAGAAATTGGGAATTTGAAACAGCCTCAATATTTTCATACGTGGATAACAAAAATATTAATTAATCAGAGTTATAACCTGATTAAGAAAAATAATAAATTTTCCTATAACTATTCTGACAATCATCAAAAATTATTAGTAGAAGATTGTGAAGAAGGATTGGAACTTGAAAACCTTATTTCAAAGCTAGATCCGGTGTATAGAGTACCGATTTTACTTTATTATTACAGCGGTTTTTCATACAAAGAGATTAGTATTATTATTGGAGAACCATTAGGGACTGTGAAATCAAGAATTTTTAGAGGTAAAGCCTGGTTGAAAAAAGAATACACGAAAGGTGATTAAAAATATGAATGAAGATTTTGAAAAAGAATTAGCTAATCTAAAAAATAATGAAGAAAAAATACCTAGGGAAGTAAAAGAAAAAATAGATGTCGCGTACCAAAAAATCAAAACAAGTAGAAATAAGAAAAGAAGACTTGGAACAATACTAATAGCTAGTATAGCTGCGTTGGTTTTGATAGTTGTTTGCATCTCCCCAATAACACAAGCTGTTGGAAATTATTTGAAATTTGGGCAAT from Enterococcus mundtii includes the following:
- a CDS encoding RNA polymerase sigma factor; protein product: MSSEKWLVKRAQKGDGEAFVKLIEQYENVLYGIAKRYLGIEDAADVLQDTILIAFEEIGNLKQPQYFHTWITKILINQSYNLIKKNNKFSYNYSDNHQKLLVEDCEEGLELENLISKLDPVYRVPILLYYYSGFSYKEISIIIGEPLGTVKSRIFRGKAWLKKEYTKGD